The genome window GTATCTATCCACGTTTTATCCCCCTGGCGAAAAAGATCCTGCGTGAGCAAGGTACGCCGGATATTCGCATTGCGACCGTCACCAACTTCCCGCACGGCAATGATGATGTGGCAATTGCGGTTGCAGAAACCAAGGCGGCAATCGCCTACGGCGCTGATGAAGTTGATGTCGTATTCCCTTACCGCGCACTGATAGCTGGCAACGCTCAAATCGGTTTTGAGCTGGTGCAGGCATGCAAAGCGGTGTGTCAGGATGCCAACGTGCTGCTGAAGGTGATCATTGAGACGGGTGAGCTAAAACAGGACGCGCTGATCCGTCAGGCGAGCGAGATTGCCATTGATGCGGGTGCGGATTTCATTAAAACCTCAACCGGCAAAGTCCCCGTGAACGCGACGCCAGAGAGTGCGGCGATCATGCTGAAAACGATCCGCGATAAAGGCGTAGGCGAGCGCGTTGGCTTTAAAGCGGCGGGTGGCGTACGCAATGCGGAAGACGCCGCCATCTATCTGCAACTGGCGGACGATATCATGGGCGCTGAATGGGCGACGGCCTCGCATTTTCGCTTTGGCGCATCCAGCCTGCTGGCAAGCCTTCTGACCACGCTCGGCCACGGAGCAACAGCGCCGCAGGGCGGCTACTAAGCAGGCGTACAGGCGCACGACTTCATGTGTGACAACGTTATTCGTGACAACATTTTTTCATAACAGCATTCTGTTTATGACTGCATTGGCTCACAACAGCAAATGCGTCCGCAGCAAAAGGCTGCGGAGCCACATCAGAATTCATCAGGAGTACAGACCTTGTTTCTGATTCAAGAAATTATTCGTAAGAAGCGTGACGGAAAAGCTCTGAGCGAAGAAGAGATCCGCTTCTTTATCAACGGTATTCGTGACAATACCGTCTCCGAAGGCCAGATTGCGGCTCTGGCGATGACCATTTACTTTCATGACATGTCGATGGACGAGCGCGTGGCGCTGACGTTGGCAATGCGCGACTCCGGCACGGTGTTGGACTGGAAAAGTCTGAACCTGAACGGCCCGCTGGTGGACAAACACTCTACCGGCGGCGTGGGTGATGTCACTTCGCTGATGTTGGGGCCGATGGTCGCTGCCTGCGGGGGCTACGTCCCGATGATCTCTGGGCGCGGTTTAGGCCATACCGGCGGCACGCTAGATAAGCTTGAAGCGATTCCGGGGTTGGATATTTTCCCTAACGATGACGATTTTCGTCGCATCATCCAGCAGGTTGGCGTCGCAATTATTGGGCAGACTTCCTCACTGGCTCCGGCGGATAAACGCTTTTACGCTACGCGTGACATTACCGCCACGGTCGATTCAATTCCGCTGATCACCGCGTCGATTCTGGCGAAAAAACTGGCTGAAGGGCTGGATGCGCTGGTGATGGACGTCAAAGTGGGGTCGGGGGCGTTTATGCCGACCTATGAACTGTCCGAGCAGTTGGCGCAGGCGATTGTCGGCGTAGCGAACAACGCGGGATGCCGCACCAGTGCACTGCTGACTGACATGAATCAGGTGCTGGCCTCTAGCGCGGGTAATGCGCTGGAAGTGCGGGAAGCCGTGCGTTTCCTGACGGGGGAGAGCCGCAATCCGCGCCTGTATGATGTTACTATGGCACTCTGTGGCGAGATGCTGCTGGCGGGCGGGCTGGCAAGCTCGGCGGACGACGCACAGTCACGTCTACAGGCCGTGTTGGATAACGGTAAAGCTGCC of Pectobacterium carotovorum contains these proteins:
- the deoA gene encoding thymidine phosphorylase gives rise to the protein MFLIQEIIRKKRDGKALSEEEIRFFINGIRDNTVSEGQIAALAMTIYFHDMSMDERVALTLAMRDSGTVLDWKSLNLNGPLVDKHSTGGVGDVTSLMLGPMVAACGGYVPMISGRGLGHTGGTLDKLEAIPGLDIFPNDDDFRRIIQQVGVAIIGQTSSLAPADKRFYATRDITATVDSIPLITASILAKKLAEGLDALVMDVKVGSGAFMPTYELSEQLAQAIVGVANNAGCRTSALLTDMNQVLASSAGNALEVREAVRFLTGESRNPRLYDVTMALCGEMLLAGGLASSADDAQSRLQAVLDNGKAAEVFGRMVAAQRGPGDFVEHYDRYLPVATLSKPVFATREGIVTAMDTRALGMAVVSLGGGRRQATDTIDYSVGLDSMISLGERVDAQRPLAVIHANTEAQWQQAANEVRAAIQLGDTAPEKTPMVYRRVSAEA
- the deoC gene encoding deoxyribose-phosphate aldolase; translated protein: MTKLTTAAQRALALMDLTTLNEDDTDEKVTALCRQANSPAGKTAAICIYPRFIPLAKKILREQGTPDIRIATVTNFPHGNDDVAIAVAETKAAIAYGADEVDVVFPYRALIAGNAQIGFELVQACKAVCQDANVLLKVIIETGELKQDALIRQASEIAIDAGADFIKTSTGKVPVNATPESAAIMLKTIRDKGVGERVGFKAAGGVRNAEDAAIYLQLADDIMGAEWATASHFRFGASSLLASLLTTLGHGATAPQGGY